In the genome of Oncorhynchus clarkii lewisi isolate Uvic-CL-2024 chromosome 4, UVic_Ocla_1.0, whole genome shotgun sequence, one region contains:
- the LOC139407457 gene encoding uncharacterized protein, whose protein sequence is TLYGFYGLTRPRPKPHPQPCLLVALDDVSQGSPKHARHHTSWLRKPDPNYAYSTKHLLYQRSRNCVKTPGVPSSCSSPSPPARCDLAKAKGGTLGGGGCGGWAFPPRRLRGRTAVSELNITYVVERSLYGHLNWAQLVRPVTLSRAERRCLLEEDREADRKWAASVDRCTKRVLLRIQQKSVSSTVQQGGGGLGSASTWPGGPRHLQGCRVTLRLRYRHRVDDVSFFSALIQQEG, encoded by the coding sequence ACACTCTACGGTTTCTACGGCCTCACCCGGCCACGCCCCAAACCACACCCCCAGCCCTGCCTCCTTGTTGCCCTCGATGATGTCTCCCAAGGTAGCCCCAAACACGCCCGTCACCACACCAGCTGGCTCAGGAAGCCTGACCCCAATTACGCCTACTCCACCAAACACCTGCTCTACCAGCGCTCCCGGAACTGTGTCAAAACACCAGGGGTgccctcctcctgttcctcccccTCGCCCCCCGCCCgctgtgacctggccaaggctaAGGGTGGTACGCTGGGTGGAGGGGGGTGTGGGGGCTGGGCATTCCCCCCTCGCAGGCTCCGTGGCCGGACGGCGGTGAGCGAACTGAATATTACGTACGTGGTGGAGCGCAGCCTCTACGGCCACCTCAACTGGGCCCAGCTGGTCCGGCCCGTCACCCTCAGCCGTGCCGAACGCCGCTGCCTgttggaggaggacagggaggcgGACAGGAAGTGGGCGGCCAGCGTGGACCGCTGCACCAAGCGCGTGCTCTTACGCATCCAGCAGAAGTCTGTGAGTTCTACTGTACAGCAGGGCGGGGGCGGGCTAGGCAGCGCCTCCACCTGGCCAGGCGGACCAAGGCACCTCCAAGGCTGCAGAGTAACCCTGAGGCTTAGATACAGACACAGGGTGGATGATGTTTCCTTCTTCTCTGCTTTAATCCAGCAAGAAGGGTAG